Part of the Bacillus sp. N1-1 genome, AGTGAAAGATGGTGTTATTGGCGAGAAAGAAGAAAGCAACAATAGACCCTGACATTCTTGCTCTCTCGAAAATTGTAGGAGCTAAATCCATTCTTCATCATAAAGAAGATCTATTATCCTACGATTGTGATGGATTTACTATTCATAAAGCGATGCCTAAAGCTGTGATTTTTCCCAAAAATACAGAGGAAGTATCAGCTGCTGTCAAATATTGTGCTAGTCATGACATCCCTTTTCTCGCTCGCGGTGCTGGAACGGGATTAAGTGGAGGAGCGATTCCCCTAAATAATGAAGTTATCATCAGCCTTGTGAAAATGAAGAATCTTTTAAGTGTCGATTACGAAAACAGAAAGGCAGTGGTTCAGCCTGGGTTTGTGAACTTAAAACTAACAAACTCCATTTCTCATAAAGGGTATTACTATGCCCCAGATCCTTCCAGTCAATACGTTTGTACAATTGGAGGAAATGTAGCTGAGAATGCTGGTGGGGCGCACTGCCTAAAATACGGAGTGACTACGAACCATATTCTCGGTCTCGAAGTTGTGCTTCCAGATGGAGAAGTGATTGAAATCAGTCCTAACGGTGTTCTTGATACTCCCGGATACGATATTCTTGGAATCCTAACAGGGTCAGAAGGCACGTTAGGGATTGTCACAAAAATCACCGTCCGGATTCTCAAAAACCCGGAATCAAAGAAAACTGTTCTGGCTTATTTTGATCGAGTGGAAGATGGAAGCCATGCTGTTTCTGACATTATTTCAGCAGGTATTATACCTGCTGCGCTCGAAATGATGGACCAAACCGCGATTGAAGGGGTGGAAGCAGGGTCTTTTCCCGTTGGCCACCCCCCTGATATTGAAGCTCTCCTATTAATAGAAGTAGATGGGATCGCTGAAGGGATTGCTGAACAAATTGAACAAATCTTGTCTGTTTGTGAAAATCATCATGTACGTGACGTCAAAGTAGCACGTGATGAGGAGGAGCGCGGCCGCTGGTGGGCAAATCGAAAGACAGGATTTGGAGCGATGGGAGCCATTTCACCAGATTACCTTGTTCAAGACGGTGTTATTCCAAGAAGTAAACTTCCTGAAGTCCTTAAAGAAATAAGGAATATAAGCAAGGAGTACAACCTTCGAATAGCTAATATTTTCCATGCAGGCGATGGCAATTTGCATCCGCTTATCCTGTTTGATTCTAGAATTGAAGGAGAAACAGAAAAAGCATTACTTGCGGGTACAGCATGCCTGAAAGCCTGTGCAGATGCAGGAGGATCCATTACAGGTGAGCATGGGGTTGGGATAGAGAAAAAAGAAGAAATGCGATTTATTTTTAGCGATGAAGAACTTGAAGCTCAAACCTCCATCAGAGACGTATTTAATCCCAATAACTTATTGAATCAAGGAAAACTTTTCCCAACTCCAAGCAGATGTATGGATATTAAAAAGGTGGTCAATGAAACTTCACTTACAAAATCAACATAAAGGAGCTATTAATATGAAATTTGGTAGATTTAATTACAAGGATAAGGTTCAATTTGGTGTAATCGAAAAGAATAGTGTCACGATAATTGAAGGAAACCCACTTACGAATTGGTCCTATACAAGTGAGAAAGTCTCATTAGATAACATTGAGCTACTTGCTCCAATCGCACCAAAGAACATCATAGGAATTGGGGCGAACTACGTCGATAATAAACAATCACTCCCTAATCAAATTCCTGAGATGCCAGTGTTTTTCTTCAAGCCATCAACCTCAGTGATTGGACCTAGTGAACAGGTAATCATTCCAGATCAACTGCACGAAATAAAATTCGAGTCTGAACTTGCCGTAGTAATTGGGAAAGAAACTAAGAATATTGAAAAAGAACACGCACTTGATTATGTTTTTGGCTACACTGTCGGAAACGATGTAACAGCACCTCAATTTTTCCATGAAAATGGTCACTGGACTCTTGGAAAATCATTCGACACATTTACGCCGCTTGGACCCGTCATCGAAACAGAATTAGACCCATATGACATTCACGTAACAGCGAAGGTAAACGGGGAAGTGAAACAAAACAGTCCAACAGAGTTGATGATTGTTCCGATAAAAGAAATGATTGCTTACCTTTCAACTGTTATGACATTACATCCTGGTGACGTGATCCTTACAGGAAGTCCTACAGGAGCGCATTTTGTTAAAGACGAAGATACCGTTGAATGTTTCATCGAAAAAATTGGTTCTCTAACGAATACGTTCAAGCATGCCTCTTCTCGTGTTCAGGTCTCCCAGAAATAATCCTGGGAGTTCCCCTGGATCGTGCTAAAACTAGCTTAAGATTTTACTGTCTTCAAACAGATTACATACAACTATACGAGAATAGACAGCATCGATGAAAGAAAGGAGAAATAGGTTTCATTACCAACAAATATAACTATTGGAGGATGAGCAATGAGTACAGGATTATTAGCAATTCTTTCGTTACTCCCAATTGCTGCAGTAGGAATTTTCCTAGTAGGGTTACGATGGCCAGCAAGTAAAGCGATGCCAGTATCATACATCGTCGCTGTTGTACTAGCTCTATTCGTGTGGAAAGTTCCGGGCGCTACTGTTGCAGCAGCATCGATAAATGGGTTAGTTGTTGCCGCTACTTTGTTATATATCATCTTCGGAGCCATTCTACTCTTGAATACACTACAAGAAAGTGGTGGAATAAAAACGATTCGAGAAGGTTTTATTGGTATTTCACCTGACCGCCGCATTCAAGTCATCATCATCGCATGGTTGTTTGGTTCATTTATTGAAGGATCTGCTGGTTTCGGCACCCCGGCAGCAGTAGCTGTGCCGCTTCTTGTCGGTCTCGGATTTCCTGCTATGGCTGCAGTAATTGCAGGTATGGTGATCCAAAGCACACCTGTTTCTTTTGGTGCAGTTGGAACGCCAATTCTTGTCGGTGTTCAATCTGGTCTTACTGCTGATGCTAGCATCACGAATGATTTCCTTGCTCTTGTAACGATGGTTGGAGGGCGGGTCGCCATTCTTCATGCTATCGTAGGTACACTCATCCCTTTATTTGTTGTAGCACTTATGACTCGTTTCTTTGGTAAAAACAAATCATTTCGGGAAGGCATTAAAGTCTGGAAATTCGCTTTGTTTGCTGCTTTCGCTATGACGATTCCATACGTTATAGTCGCAAATACCTTAGGTCCAGAATTTCCATCAATGATAGGGGGATTAGTTGGACTCGCTATTGTGGTCACAGCTGCGAAAAAAGGATTCCTCATGCCACCTCCAAATGAGCAATGGGATTTTGATGATAAAGAAAACTGGGATCCTTCCTGGTCAGGAAGCATTGAAATTAAAGATATTGCTCATAAAAGTGGACATATGTCGATGGTCCGCGCGTGGACACCATATATTCTAGTTGGTTTACTTCTTGTAGCAACTAGATTGAAAGCGCTACCATTGATAGATTGGTTTCAAGCTTGGACGGTTTCAATACCTAATATTTTCGGCACTCAGATTTCGTCGAGCTTTCAGCCGCTTTACTTACCAGGTACGATTTTTATACTTGTCTCACTAATCACTTTTGTCATTCATCAAATGAATACGACTGCTTATGTTCGAGCATGGAAACACTCCGGTAAAACGATGATAGCTGCTTCAACTGCACTCGTCTTTACTGTTCCTATGGTTCAAGTATTCTTAAATTCAGGAGGCGGAGGGGCAGGATTTGATAAAATGCCGCTAGAACTCGCTAACGGTGTTGCAGCTCTAACAGGAGATTTCTGGCCTCTCTTTGCTTCATTCATCGGCGGTATCGGCGCATTTATTGCCGGTAGCAATACGGTCAGTAACATGATGTTTTCCTTATTCCAATATGATGTTGGAGCACAAATAGGTGTAGATGCAACGTGGATTGTCGCTCTACAAGCTGTAGGAGGCGCAGCAGGGAACATGATCTGCGTTCATAACGTAGTTGCTGCTTCTGCAGTTGTAGGACTAGTAGGTAAGGAAGGGGACGTTATTCGAAAAACGCTTATTCCATTTGTTTATTATGCAACGATGGCTGGTGCACTCGGTTATTCAATTGTGTGGACTTCTGAAAAGGGAATATTTAATCTCGGAACGATTATCACCACCCTTATTGGAGTTGCAGCGATTTATATCATTGCAACGAATCGCTCTAAAAGTAACGCTATTGCCGTTGATAATAACCCTTATAAATCCATTAAATAATCAAAAGCACCTGCCACTTTACGTGGCAGGTGTTCTGTATACTATGAAGCTTTTGATTCAATGAATGATTCTTTTTCAGGCTTTCTTATGGATGAAGCATGAAAAACGAGATTTAAAAGAATAGCCATTACACTTCCAGCAACGATCCCATTGTCAGTAAGAATTTGAATGCTAGCTGGCAGCTGTTCGAACACGGAAGGGGCAGCTGTAACACCAAGACCAATGCCAATTGAACAGGCTATAATAAATAAGTTTTCTTGTGAGTTAAAATCAACTCGCGTTAGCATTTTTATGCCATATGCCATCACCATTCCAAACATGACAAGCATCGCTGCTCCAAGAACAGGTGCAGGAATAATAGTTGTAACGGCTCCAATTTTTGGAACAAGGCCAAGAACAACTAACATTCCACCAACGAGGTAGATGACCTGTTTTTTCTTGATTCCTGAGAGCTGTATTAAACCCACATTTTGAGAGTATGTGGTGTAAGGGAAAGCATTAAATATTGCCCCTAGAACAATCGCAACTCCTTCAGCACGGTATCCCTTTTTCACATCTTGCTCTGAAATCTCCTGTTCACAAATATCACTTAAAGCAAAGTAAACACCTGTAGATTCTACGAGGCTTACCAAAACAACCAGGATCATTGTTAATATAGCTGTAAGTTCGAAGGTAGGCATACCAAAGTGAAGAGGTTCAATAAGGTGAAACCAGGAAGCATTTTTAACTGGAGCTAGATCAACCAACCCCATGAAACTGGCTACAATCGTCCCTACTACAAGACCTATTAATATGGCGATAGATCTAACAAATCCATTAGATAGCCTTGTTAACACAATAATGAAAAGTAGCGTTCCTAGTGCAAGCGATATGTTTTGCAAAGAACCATAGTCTCCAGCGCCTTCTCCACCTGCCATATTTCCCATCGCAACAGGAATAAGAGTTATCCCAATAACGGTAACGACTGATCCGGTTACAACTGGAGGAAAGAATGCGATTAACTTACTAAACACAGGGGAAATCAGGATAACAAATATTCCCGCTGCTAAAATAGCTCCATAGATAGCTGTTATCCCGTATTGTCCCCCAATTGCAATCATTGGCCCGACTGCAGTAAACGTACAACCAAGAACCACCGGTAAGCCAATGCCAAAGAAACGGTTCTTCCAAACTTGTAAAATAGTAGCGATTCCACACATAAAGATATCAATTGAAACAAGATAAGTTAGGTCACTTCCACTTAGCCCAAGTGCGCCTCCAACAATTAGAGGGACAACAACAGCACCCGCATACATGGCGAGAACATGTTGAATACCTAGAGAAGTGTATTTAAATAGATTCATACATAATCTCCTCTTCAGTAAACGTTACCTTGCCAGCTTCCAATTCGGATATCATTGCTAGTGACTCAACTCGATAACCCTTTTCTCGTAATCGTTTTCCGCCATCCTGAAATGCTTTTTCAATTAGAATTCCAATCCCTGCTGTAGTTGCTCCAGCTTTAGCAACAACTTCCAATAATCCTTCAGCAGCTTGTCCATTCGCTAAAAAATCGTCAATAAGGAGAACATGATCCTGCTCAGATAGAAATTTACTAGAAATAGAGATTGTATTCGCCTCTTGTTTTGTATAAGAGTAGACTACCGCCGTTAATAAATCTTCGTTAAGAGTAAGCGACTTTTTCTTTCGAGCAAAAATCAAAGGGACATTTAATGTTAAGGCAGTGAATACTGCTGGTGCTATCCCTGAAGATTCTAATGTTACAACTTTTGTCACCCCTAAATTAGCAAATCGATTCGCAAAAACTTCTCCAATTTCTTTCATTAATTGAGGGTCTACCTGATGATTTAGAAAAGTATCCACCTTTAAAACGCTATCAGATAGTGCAATACCCTCTTGGTTAATTTTCTCTTTTAAATTATCCATGTTGAATCCTCCTTTAATACAAAAACCCGAAGAACATCTTACCCACTAAAGAGTGAGCAAAATATTCCTCGGGCCTGCAGAAAGAAGCATTTCTGGCACAGAAGTTTGCTCACTCATAGTCGGATCATTTACGGTGAACCGGTAGAAACTTGCAAGCCATATTCTTGCGGTTATATGAGTGATGATGTTCATAAGGTTATGAATGGTATTATAAACCAACACCAAAATCGTTGTAAAGAAAAACTTAACGATACTAGATCGAGAACACATTTATGTTCGTGTTTTACGTAATTCATCTAAATTAACTGCTAATTATTACAATTCCATCCATTAGAAAGAAGGCCGGATTCATATAATCCGGCCTTTGTTAGGTTTAATTTAACCCTTCGTTATATCAGAAAGGAGTTTGTAAGACTTCTTTCTTTTCTCATGGTCATAGATTGATGAAATAACCATCATTTCATCCGCTTGAGTTTCATCAAGGAACTCTTGCATTTTCCTTTCGACGGTTTCCGGTCCACCCACAATGGAAGTAGCGAGCTGTTGATGAAGAGCTGCTAATTCATATTCACTAGCATTTAATTTCTCAACTGGCGGCTGCATTGGTGCTTCGTGATTACGAATTAAGTTTAGGAATTGCTGCTGTAGTGTAGTGGCAAGGAAATTTGCCTCTTCATCTGTATCTGCTGCAATCACGTTAACGCCTACCATTGCATACGGAGCATCCAATACTTTTGAGGGCTTGAAATGGTTTCGGTAAGTTTCCATTGCAATAATTGTGTTTTGTGGTGAAAAGTGGCTTGCGAATGAATAGGGAAGACCGAGTTCCCCAGCTAATTGAGCACTATATAAACTTGATCCAAGTAGCCAAATTGGAATATCTAAACCTTCACCAGGTACAGCACGAACTGGGGAAGTACCCTGGCTTAGAGTAGGATCGAAGTAAGATCGTAGTTCACCAAGTAGTTCGGGAAAATCCTGTCCCATTGATCCCTGTCCTCTTCTTAAGGCGAACGCGGTTCGCTGATCAGTACCAGGTGCGCGTCCTAGTCCTAGATCAATTCGACCCGGAAATAAAGATTCAAGTGTACCAAATTGCTCTGCGATAACAAGTGGTGAATGATTTGGAAGCATAACACCACCTGACCCAACGCGAAGAGTTGAGGTTCCTGCAGCCACATGACCAATGACAACTGACGTTGCAGAACTTGCGATAAAAGGCATATTGTGATGTTCTGCCAACCAAAAACGATTGTAGCCTAATTTTTCTACATGTTGAGCTAAGTCTCTCGATCGATAAAGAGCGTCCGAAATCGCACCAATTTCTTTAACCGGTGCTAAATCTAGAACAGAATATGAAATATCTTTTAATTGTTTTTTTGTTTGGTTAGACATACGTTCATCTTCTTTCTTTTTAATAGATTTCTCACTTCAATAAAAACCCAATTCCAATTCTATCAGGGGCGTCTCGTAATAGAAAATAATCCGCTCATCAACACGTATGTCAGCGTGATTGTTTGAACATACTAGTTACTAGAATCGGTTATTAGGAGGGAAGAGGATGGAAGAGTCTCGTTATCGAATCATGTTTACCTATCGGATGAGAAGCGTTGGGTTCCTTTGTTTACATTGTTTTGATACGATTGAAAAACAAATCGTTACTGTGCCTGTTTATAGTGGCTACAATGGAGTGGAGATCCATCATGATTCCATGAAGCGGTTTCCAAAAGAATTACTTGAAACGCTTCGTAATGAAAAAGAGAAGATTGACGATGGATTCTATTCCATACGAACCTGGGACGTTGAAAGTCTTGGATAAAAACAAATGAGCCGATGTTGCATGCAACATCGGCTCATTTGTTTATTTTGAAGGTATCAAGTTAAAACACCATAATCGCAATCCATCCAAGTACGCCAGAAGCAATCGCATAAAACAACATTGGCCCCATCGTCATTCGAATAATCGTTCCTTCTTTTCCAACCATTCCGACAACAGAAGCAGCTGCCACAACGTTTAAAACACAAATCATATTCCCTGCATTAGCACCTAATACTTGAAGTGAAAGGACAAGTTGTTCATTCATTTGAAGCTGATCCGCTACGCTAAATTGAAAGAGTGAGAACATCATATTGCTAAATGTCGCACTTCCTGAAATGAATGAGCCGAGCGCACCGATAAACGGGGCAACAAGTGGCCAGGCATCGCCAACTGCGTTCGCAACAAGTGTCGCAAGCTCCATTGGCATGCTCAGGAGATCAGAACCATTAATCCCTGAATTAATAAAAATCCGGACCATTGGAACCGCTGTTCCAAGTGCAATGACCGTCCCAACCATTGTTTTTAGTGAATCCATCATTGTGTCTTTTACAGCTTTAAGTGTCATTTTATGCAGAAAGATTGTTACTAATATAACGACGATAAAAATAGTCCCTGGTAAGTACAATGGTTCAAAAGAAGTACTGATCTCTGTTCCGAGAATTTCTTGCCAGCCTATCTTAACCGATCGGAGCCATCCTTTTATTGGAAGGAAATCTAACCGCGTAAGCACCAATAAAATGGCAACGAGCAAATAAGGAATCCAAGCAAGCCCTAACGAGAGAGAATGATGAGGTTTCAAGTTCGTTTGGTTTACATGGTTGAAATCCCATGGCTTATCCGGAAGAAGAAAGCCTCTTTTGGCAGCTGGAATCACTACGGAAAGACCAACAAGACCACCAATAATAGAGGGAAATTCAGGTCCTAGAAAAGTAGCCACTATAAAAGCAGGTACGGTAAAGCTAAATCCAGCAAATAAGGCGAATTTCCATAAAGAGAGCCCTTCTTTCCAAGAATGATTTTCACCGAAAAAGCGCGTTAACATCATCACTAAGATTAAAGGAATTAACGTGCCGACAAAAAGGTCAATCATGACAGCACTTTGAGTAACGGCCTGAAGATACTCTCCCATTGACTGACTACCAATGGAAGCTGCCACTTGTTCTGCGACGGCCGGTCCCTGTCGAAGCCCCTGATCTACACCAACGATAATAGGTGTCCCAACCGCTCCGAATGAAACAGGACTACTATCTGCAATAAGCGCCATCGTAACGGCGGAAAGGGGAGGGAACCCAAGAGCTACTAGAAGCGGAGCTCCAATTGCAGCTGGCGTCCCAAACCCTGCTGCTCCTTCAATAAATGCACCAAACAACCAGGCAATAATAATGAGCTGAACCCGACGGTCCATCGATATGCCCATAAATCCCGCTCGAATTGCATCAATCGCTCCACTGTTTCGTAACGTATTTAAAAGCAGAATCGCTCCAAATACAATCCAAATAATCGATAATGCAATGATCAGCCCTTCCATAGAAGCTGCCACAATTTGTATAACTGGTATTTTCCAAACGAAAAAAGCTGCGACTGCAGTAAGTAGTAAACTTCCTGGCATGGCAGTAGTAGCCGGAAGGCGTAGTAGGACGAGCAAGATAAATACCGCAAGAATCGGCGTTAATGCCGCAAAAAGTTGGAGTTCATTCATTTTTCTCACCTTTTCTACGAGGTTAATGTGATCTCTTTCACATATAGCTTATCTAAAGTCACCTAAATATTAAGTGACAAACATCACACTTCAAGCAAACTGCTAAATGAAAATCTGTTAAAATAGCTTTGAAGCAATAATGAAGGAGCTGAGATTATGCTTAAAAAAGTCGATTACTTTTTCTATCCTGTTGACGTTACCCAACCTACCGGGGCAGAAGTGACGTATTATTGGGAAATTAGCGTGGCGGAATACGAAGGAAAAATCTATGCTTACGCGAAGGCGGACGAATTTGGAAGAAAAATTCGCTGGCATCAAAGTGATCAGCCTGATAAAGAAAGTGCTCTTGCTGTCATCCAAGAAAAATGCAAAACGCAAAGCAAGTAAGAAAAAAGCTAGCGACATTCGCTAGCTTTTTTTGCACATCGTAACCTACCCAGGTTATTCATTTTGGCATGCGTTCGGTACATTCAGGGTACGATGAAGAAAAATGGCCAACAAGATAGGATGATGAACGCATGAACCAGAAAATCATAATCCTTAGCACACTTTTATTAGCGCATATTCTCTTGTTTTTAAGCTTTGTTCACTATCCAGAAACGTTTTGGCCGGTTTTTACTGTCACACTAGCGATTTTAATCTTCCTAAGTGTGAAAACAGGGACACTTTCGTTTCAAAAAATAACAATTAGCAACTGGCTATATATCCTGATTAGCGCCATCTTGCTTTATGCGATTTCATATATTGGAATAGAAGGAATCAAGTGGATTTATCCCTCATTATTTGAGGACATGGAACGTTTTTACGATGTTGTGGAACCAGTTAAAGTTTGGCATTTTATTAGTCTTATTCTAATCGTCATTCCAGGAGAAGAGATTTATTGGAGAGGGTACATCCAGCAACAATTGAAACGGTACAAAAAGGGAGACACCATTATCATTGCGAGCATTTTATATGCGACAGCGCATTTATACTCTGATGCCTATTTATTAGTAGCGGCAGCTATTGGAGGTGGAATCGCCTGGGGATGGCTATACGAAAAAACAAAAAATTTTTGGGTCCCGCTCCTATCCCATATTCTTTTCGATCTTCTTATTCTCGTTTTTATTCCGTTACTGTAAGGAGCAAACGACTTTTCCTAATAGGGAAGGTCGTTTTCTTTTATGAACATTTTCCCTAATTCCTGCAAATGATGTCACTATTCTAGACTAAGCGGTTGCGACTTGGTTATACTTCTAGTAGTATTAGAATGAATGGCTAAGAATTGAAAAGAGGGTTATAAATGAAA contains:
- a CDS encoding FAD-linked oxidase C-terminal domain-containing protein is translated as MARKKKATIDPDILALSKIVGAKSILHHKEDLLSYDCDGFTIHKAMPKAVIFPKNTEEVSAAVKYCASHDIPFLARGAGTGLSGGAIPLNNEVIISLVKMKNLLSVDYENRKAVVQPGFVNLKLTNSISHKGYYYAPDPSSQYVCTIGGNVAENAGGAHCLKYGVTTNHILGLEVVLPDGEVIEISPNGVLDTPGYDILGILTGSEGTLGIVTKITVRILKNPESKKTVLAYFDRVEDGSHAVSDIISAGIIPAALEMMDQTAIEGVEAGSFPVGHPPDIEALLLIEVDGIAEGIAEQIEQILSVCENHHVRDVKVARDEEERGRWWANRKTGFGAMGAISPDYLVQDGVIPRSKLPEVLKEIRNISKEYNLRIANIFHAGDGNLHPLILFDSRIEGETEKALLAGTACLKACADAGGSITGEHGVGIEKKEEMRFIFSDEELEAQTSIRDVFNPNNLLNQGKLFPTPSRCMDIKKVVNETSLTKST
- a CDS encoding fumarylacetoacetate hydrolase family protein; the protein is MKFGRFNYKDKVQFGVIEKNSVTIIEGNPLTNWSYTSEKVSLDNIELLAPIAPKNIIGIGANYVDNKQSLPNQIPEMPVFFFKPSTSVIGPSEQVIIPDQLHEIKFESELAVVIGKETKNIEKEHALDYVFGYTVGNDVTAPQFFHENGHWTLGKSFDTFTPLGPVIETELDPYDIHVTAKVNGEVKQNSPTELMIVPIKEMIAYLSTVMTLHPGDVILTGSPTGAHFVKDEDTVECFIEKIGSLTNTFKHASSRVQVSQK
- a CDS encoding L-lactate permease → MSTGLLAILSLLPIAAVGIFLVGLRWPASKAMPVSYIVAVVLALFVWKVPGATVAAASINGLVVAATLLYIIFGAILLLNTLQESGGIKTIREGFIGISPDRRIQVIIIAWLFGSFIEGSAGFGTPAAVAVPLLVGLGFPAMAAVIAGMVIQSTPVSFGAVGTPILVGVQSGLTADASITNDFLALVTMVGGRVAILHAIVGTLIPLFVVALMTRFFGKNKSFREGIKVWKFALFAAFAMTIPYVIVANTLGPEFPSMIGGLVGLAIVVTAAKKGFLMPPPNEQWDFDDKENWDPSWSGSIEIKDIAHKSGHMSMVRAWTPYILVGLLLVATRLKALPLIDWFQAWTVSIPNIFGTQISSSFQPLYLPGTIFILVSLITFVIHQMNTTAYVRAWKHSGKTMIAASTALVFTVPMVQVFLNSGGGGAGFDKMPLELANGVAALTGDFWPLFASFIGGIGAFIAGSNTVSNMMFSLFQYDVGAQIGVDATWIVALQAVGGAAGNMICVHNVVAASAVVGLVGKEGDVIRKTLIPFVYYATMAGALGYSIVWTSEKGIFNLGTIITTLIGVAAIYIIATNRSKSNAIAVDNNPYKSIK
- a CDS encoding nucleobase:cation symporter-2 family protein, whose product is MNLFKYTSLGIQHVLAMYAGAVVVPLIVGGALGLSGSDLTYLVSIDIFMCGIATILQVWKNRFFGIGLPVVLGCTFTAVGPMIAIGGQYGITAIYGAILAAGIFVILISPVFSKLIAFFPPVVTGSVVTVIGITLIPVAMGNMAGGEGAGDYGSLQNISLALGTLLFIIVLTRLSNGFVRSIAILIGLVVGTIVASFMGLVDLAPVKNASWFHLIEPLHFGMPTFELTAILTMILVVLVSLVESTGVYFALSDICEQEISEQDVKKGYRAEGVAIVLGAIFNAFPYTTYSQNVGLIQLSGIKKKQVIYLVGGMLVVLGLVPKIGAVTTIIPAPVLGAAMLVMFGMVMAYGIKMLTRVDFNSQENLFIIACSIGIGLGVTAAPSVFEQLPASIQILTDNGIVAGSVMAILLNLVFHASSIRKPEKESFIESKAS
- a CDS encoding xanthine phosphoribosyltransferase, which produces MDNLKEKINQEGIALSDSVLKVDTFLNHQVDPQLMKEIGEVFANRFANLGVTKVVTLESSGIAPAVFTALTLNVPLIFARKKKSLTLNEDLLTAVVYSYTKQEANTISISSKFLSEQDHVLLIDDFLANGQAAEGLLEVVAKAGATTAGIGILIEKAFQDGGKRLREKGYRVESLAMISELEAGKVTFTEEEIMYESI
- a CDS encoding LLM class flavin-dependent oxidoreductase, which encodes MSNQTKKQLKDISYSVLDLAPVKEIGAISDALYRSRDLAQHVEKLGYNRFWLAEHHNMPFIASSATSVVIGHVAAGTSTLRVGSGGVMLPNHSPLVIAEQFGTLESLFPGRIDLGLGRAPGTDQRTAFALRRGQGSMGQDFPELLGELRSYFDPTLSQGTSPVRAVPGEGLDIPIWLLGSSLYSAQLAGELGLPYSFASHFSPQNTIIAMETYRNHFKPSKVLDAPYAMVGVNVIAADTDEEANFLATTLQQQFLNLIRNHEAPMQPPVEKLNASEYELAALHQQLATSIVGGPETVERKMQEFLDETQADEMMVISSIYDHEKRKKSYKLLSDITKG
- a CDS encoding L-lactate permease, encoding MNELQLFAALTPILAVFILLVLLRLPATTAMPGSLLLTAVAAFFVWKIPVIQIVAASMEGLIIALSIIWIVFGAILLLNTLRNSGAIDAIRAGFMGISMDRRVQLIIIAWLFGAFIEGAAGFGTPAAIGAPLLVALGFPPLSAVTMALIADSSPVSFGAVGTPIIVGVDQGLRQGPAVAEQVAASIGSQSMGEYLQAVTQSAVMIDLFVGTLIPLILVMMLTRFFGENHSWKEGLSLWKFALFAGFSFTVPAFIVATFLGPEFPSIIGGLVGLSVVIPAAKRGFLLPDKPWDFNHVNQTNLKPHHSLSLGLAWIPYLLVAILLVLTRLDFLPIKGWLRSVKIGWQEILGTEISTSFEPLYLPGTIFIVVILVTIFLHKMTLKAVKDTMMDSLKTMVGTVIALGTAVPMVRIFINSGINGSDLLSMPMELATLVANAVGDAWPLVAPFIGALGSFISGSATFSNMMFSLFQFSVADQLQMNEQLVLSLQVLGANAGNMICVLNVVAAASVVGMVGKEGTIIRMTMGPMLFYAIASGVLGWIAIMVF
- a CDS encoding CPBP family intramembrane glutamic endopeptidase, whose product is MNQKIIILSTLLLAHILLFLSFVHYPETFWPVFTVTLAILIFLSVKTGTLSFQKITISNWLYILISAILLYAISYIGIEGIKWIYPSLFEDMERFYDVVEPVKVWHFISLILIVIPGEEIYWRGYIQQQLKRYKKGDTIIIASILYATAHLYSDAYLLVAAAIGGGIAWGWLYEKTKNFWVPLLSHILFDLLILVFIPLL